In the Vitis vinifera cultivar Pinot Noir 40024 chromosome 2, ASM3070453v1 genome, one interval contains:
- the LOC100264305 gene encoding putative glucuronosyltransferase PGSIP8, producing the protein MGRREKSFLGILKVLLVVSAAFGSEDGYRRSSQGQRHRNAYAAMMYMGTPRDYEYYVALRVMMRSLMKLKVEADLVVIASTDVPLRWVQALEQEDGAKVVRVKNMNNPYKNQDHFDMRFKLTLNKLYAWSLVDYDRVIMLDSDNLFLQKTDELFQCGQFCAVFINPCIFHTGLFVLQPSMEVFRSMLHELAIGRENRDGADQGFLASYFPDLLDQPMFHQPPNATKLDGNYRLPLGYQMDASYYYLKLRWTIPCGPNSVITFPSAPWLKPWYWWSWPVLPLGLSWHRQRLQTLGYNAEMPVVLMQWIVYLGVIAMARLARSNLSKLCYRRVEKSSSSIQTGLKLLTLWSIVAAYVLPFFLIPRTVHPLLGWTLYLVGSFALSSIAMNAFLLPMLAVLTPGLGILGALLVMAFPWYPDGVVRALVVFAYAFCCAPIAWTSLVKIMTCHQVSPEKEVFFPKLGDSQPSPDPIKLC; encoded by the exons ATGGGGCGGAGAGAGAAGAGCTTCTTAGGAATTTTGAAGGTTCTGTTGGTGGTTTCAGCGGCGTTTGGAAGCGAGGATGGTTACAGAAGAAGCAGCCAGGGGCAGAGGCACAGGAACGCATACGCAGCGATGATGTACATGGGAACGCCGAGGGACTATGAGTACTACGTGGCGTTACGGGTGATGATGAGATCTCTGATGAAGCTCAAGGTTGAAGCTGATCTGGTGGTCATTGCCTCCACCGACGTCCCTCTCCGCTGGGTCCAAGCTCT GGAACAAGAAGACGGGGCGAAGGTGGTGAGAGTGAAGAACATGAACAATCCCTATAAGAATCAGGACCATTTCGATATGAGATTCAAGTTAACATTGAACAAACTCTACGCATGGAGTCTAGTGGACTATGACAGGGTGATCATGCTCGATTCTGATAACCTTTTCCTCCAAAAAACTGATGAATTGTTCCAATGTGGCCAATTTTGTGCAGTCTTCATCAACCCCTGCATCTTCCATACAGGCCTCTTTGTTTTGCAG CCATCAATGGAGGTGTTCAGGAGCATGCTTCATGAGTTAGCTATTGGGAGAGAGAACCGAGATGGTGCAGACCAGGGGTTCCTGGCTAGCTACTTCCCAGATCTGCTTGATCAGCCAATGTTCCATCAACCTCCTAATGCCACCAAGCTTGATGGAAACTACAGACTTCCTTTGGGCTACCAAATGGATGCTTCATACTATT ATCTTAAACTTAGATGGACCATACCTTGTGGACCAAACAGTGTGATTACATTCCCTAGCGCACCATGGTTGAAGCCATGGTACTGGTGGTCATGGCCTGTCCTCCCATTAGGCCTCTCATGGCACCGACAACGTCTCCAAACTCTCGG CTACAACGCGGAGATGCCTGTGGTGTTAATGCAGTGGATAGTCTACCTGGGTGTAATAGCAATGGCCCGTTTAGCCCGGTCAAACCTCTCAAAGTTGTGCTACAGACGCGTAGAAAAGAGCAGCTCCAGCATTCAAACTGGCCTCAAATTGCTGACTTTGTGGTCCATTGTGGCTGCCTATGTACTCCCCTTCTTCCTCATTCCCCGCACGGTGCATCCACTATTAGGCTGGACCCTCTACTTGGTGGGCTCTTTTGCACTTTCCTCTATAGCAATGAATGCTTTTCTGCTGCCAATGCTTGCCGTGCTAACACCAGGGCTTGGGATATTGGGGGCCCTTTTGGTCATGGCATTCCCTTGGTACCCAGATGGGGTTGTGAGAGCTCTAGTTGTTTTTGCCTATGCCTTTTGCTGTGCACCCATTGCATGGACCTCACTAGTTAAGATCATGACATGTCATCAAGTTTCCCCTGAAAAGGAAGTTTTCTTCCCAAAGTTGGGCGACTCTCAGCCATCTCCTGATCCCATCAAGTTGTGTTGA
- the LOC100242021 gene encoding peroxisome biogenesis protein 19-2: MPHSLHDVVLFNPGNIVPIEQPSSRFLDPRSERKKDRKILGTIMAGHSDDLDELLDSALDDFHNLNLASSAQRDGTEQKQGTGSMPPGVQGLGMGLPDLKSKKKGKQKVSKESHVAEALDKLREQTREAVKELESVTGAQPGGDELGKDAMMEDWVKQFEELAGSQDMESIVETMMQQLLSKEILHEPMKEIGERYPKWLKEHEAGLSKEEFERYSHQYGLIKNLNEVYENDPGNFTKIVELMQQMQECGQPPNDIVQELAPDFDLANLGQLSPELLESQPNCCLM; this comes from the exons ATGCCCCACTCCCTGCACGACGTCGTTTTGTTCAACCCGGGTAATATCGTCCCCATAGAGCAGCCTTCATCCCGATTCCTTGACCCACGCAGCGAGAGAAAGAAGGATCGAAAGATTCTGGGAACAATCATGGCCGGCCACTCCGATGATTTAGACGAACTCCTCGATA GCGCTTTGGATGATTTCCACAATCTCAACCTCGCCTCTTCTGCTCAAAG AGATGGGACAGAGCAGAAACAAGGGACGGGTTCTATGCCACCTGGGGTTCAAGGATTGGGGATGGGTTTGCCTGATTTGAAGAGCAAGAAAAAGGGGAAACAGAAGGTTTCAAAGGAATCGCATGTTGCGGAGGCGCTTGATAAGCTCAGGGAGCAGACTAGGGAGGCTGTGAAGGAGTTGGAGTCGGTCACGGGTGCGCAACCTGGTGGAGATGAGTTGGGTAAGGATGCGATGATGGAGGATTGGGTTAAGCAGTTTGAGGAGCTTGCTGGCTCTCAG GACATGGAGTCAATTGTGGAAACCATGATGCAGCAGCTTTTGTCTAAGGAGATTCTTCATGAACcaatgaaagaaattggagaaaGATATCCAAAGTGGTTGAAAGAGCATGAAGCTGGGTTGAGCAAAGAAGAATTTGAGCGTTATTCCCACCAATATGGActtataaaaaatctaaatgaAGTTTATGAAAATGATCCAGGTAACTTCACTAAGATTGTCGAGCTCATGCAACAAATGCAAGAGTGTGGCCAACCGCCTAATGATATAGTGCAAGAGCTTGCTCCCGACTTTGATCTAGCAAATCTTGGCCAGCT ATCTCCGGAGCTGTTGGAGTCTCAGCCAAATTGTTGTCTAATGTGA
- the LOC100259241 gene encoding probable pectinesterase 68: MAPFTSFFSILTLFLCYAPLKYSATIIPSTNSTKRHHKWVGPSGHLFITVDARGTGDFLSVQAAVDAVPDNNTKNVLIKINAGFYVEKVVVPVTKPYITFQGDGRDETMIEWHDRASDRGTNGQQLRTYRTASVIVFANYFSARNISFKNTAPAPMPGMQGWQAAAFRISGDKAYFSGCGFYGAQDTLCDDAGRHYFKECYIEGSIDFIFGNGRSMYKDCELHSIATRFGSIAAQDRNSPDEKTGFAFVGCKVTGRGPLYVGRAMGQFSRIVYSYTYFDDVVAHGGWDDWDHTSNKNKTVFFGVYKCWGPGAEAVRGVTWARELDFETAHPFLVKSFVNGRHWIAPSDA, from the exons ATGGCTCCTTTCACCTCTTTCTTCTCCATCCTCACCTTGTTCTTGTGCTATGCCCCTTTGAAGTACTCCGCCACCATCATTCCGTCAACCAACTCTACAAAGCGCCACCACAAATGGGTTGGACCCTCCGGTCACCTGTTCATCACCGTCGACGCTCGCGGCACCGGTGACTTCTTGTCTGTCCAGGCCGCCGTCGACGCGGTGCCTGATAACAATACCAAGAACGTTCTCATTAAAATCAACGCCGGATTCTAcgt AGAGAAGGTGGTGGTGCCGGTGACAAAGCCATACATCACGTTTCAAGGAGACGGGAGGGACGAGACGATGATAGAGTGGCATGATAGAGCAAGTGACCGCGGCACCAATGGCCAACAGCTGCGTACTTATAGAACTGCTTCTGTCATTGTTTTTGCTAATTATTTTTCTGCTAGAAACATCAGCTTCAAG AATACAGCACCGGCACCGATGCCGGGGATGCAGGGATGGCAGGCGGCAGCATTCCGAATATCGGGGGACAAGGCCTACTTCTCCGGCTGCGGTTTCTATGGTGCACAAGACACTCTCTGCGACGACGCCGGACGGCATTATTTCAAGGAGTGTTATATTGAGGGCTCTATAGACTTCATTTTTGGCAATGGTCGCTCCATGTACAAA GACTGCGAACTGCACTCAATAGCCACGAGGTTCGGTTCCATAGCGGCGCAAGATAGGAACTCGCCCGATGAAAAAACCGGGTTCGCATTCGTGGGCTGCAAGGTGACTGGCAGAGGCCCACTCTACGTGGGTCGGGCCATGGGCCAGTTCTCCAGGATAGTCTACTCATACACGTACTTTGATGATGTGGTGGCACATGGGGGGTGGGATGATTGGGACCACACCAGCAACAAGAACAA GACTGTATTTTTCGGAGTGTACAAGTGCTGGGGCCCAGGAGCAGAGGCAGTGAGGGGGGTGACATGGGCCAGAGAGTTAGATTTTGAGACGGCCCATCCATTCCTTGTAAAGAGTTTCGTCAATGGAAGGCACTGGATTGCACCCTCTGATGCTTAG